Proteins encoded within one genomic window of Acidiferrobacter thiooxydans:
- a CDS encoding c-type cytochrome — MDSRRIARYARGGLAGVALVWTGVGYAALPPVLAQAVARGAHIFNDDHFGSEVRSVADAASAFADMGSPRAHARFMTCAACHVHGGRTRGQLPDGRHIPSLRNAAAVFPRYSAKSHRIVTLEDQIRHCVKDGIKGRPPAFGGTTMVDLVSYLKSLATGRRMAIGGAFQ; from the coding sequence ATGGATAGTCGCAGGATCGCGCGCTACGCGCGTGGGGGGCTTGCCGGGGTCGCCCTGGTATGGACGGGCGTTGGTTACGCGGCCTTACCGCCGGTCCTTGCCCAAGCGGTGGCGCGCGGCGCCCATATCTTCAACGATGACCACTTCGGGAGCGAGGTCAGGTCGGTGGCCGATGCCGCGAGCGCGTTCGCGGACATGGGCAGTCCGCGGGCGCACGCGCGGTTCATGACCTGCGCGGCCTGCCATGTCCATGGCGGGCGCACGCGCGGCCAGCTGCCCGACGGCCGACACATCCCCAGTCTTCGTAATGCTGCGGCGGTGTTCCCTCGCTACAGTGCCAAGTCCCATCGCATCGTGACCCTCGAAGACCAGATCCGCCACTGCGTCAAGGACGGTATCAAGGGGCGCCCGCCGGCGTTCGGCGGTACGACCATGGTCGATCTCGTAAGCTATCTGAAATCCCTAGCGACCGGCCGGCGGATGGCGATCGGCGGCGCGTTTCAGTAG